One Chitinophaga varians DNA window includes the following coding sequences:
- a CDS encoding c-type cytochrome: MNHMLTLLQSATPVPRDIPLPLPLPEWLLVILLVVSFLAHILFVNLMLGGSLLTLWAQVKGLKEKEYDTLAYEIAKTITVNKSLAVVLGVAPLLSINVLYTVYFYSANALTGLMWIAIIPLVTAAFLLTYLHKYAWHKLENSKGLHISILALAVLIFLFIPLIFLTNINLMLFPEKWGTVKGFMSALTLPNVFPRYLHFLGASLAITGLFLFWYLGRKRYAFETRFSAITRYDIRKRMYSLTLGVSVFQFVLGPLVLMTLPAKGVQWNLIIVILCGATAALPAMYWMWKGITGKPEEISANFGKVVTAMTLTVLLMASGRHVYRSNALAPHKKLMAEKTKAFERLSAEARAHPEEEGASAAATAGGPMPPGAAVFQANCASCHKKEGRLVGPPVTEMVSIYQGDQPGLKKWIRQPGKKREGYPQMPGFPQLSEQELTILTDYILSVK, from the coding sequence ATGAATCACATGTTAACGTTATTGCAGTCCGCGACCCCTGTTCCGAGGGATATTCCATTGCCGCTTCCATTGCCGGAATGGCTGCTGGTGATATTGCTGGTTGTTTCATTTCTGGCCCATATCCTTTTTGTGAACCTGATGCTGGGAGGTTCTTTACTCACTTTATGGGCACAGGTGAAGGGACTGAAAGAGAAAGAGTATGATACGCTGGCCTATGAAATCGCCAAAACCATTACCGTCAATAAAAGTTTGGCGGTAGTGCTGGGCGTGGCCCCGCTGCTGAGCATCAATGTACTCTATACCGTTTATTTTTATTCCGCCAATGCGTTGACCGGCCTGATGTGGATTGCGATCATACCGTTGGTGACGGCCGCTTTTCTGCTCACGTACCTGCATAAATACGCCTGGCACAAGCTGGAGAACAGTAAAGGGCTGCATATTTCTATTCTTGCCCTGGCGGTGCTGATCTTCCTTTTTATTCCGCTGATTTTCCTGACGAATATCAATCTCATGTTGTTCCCGGAGAAATGGGGCACCGTCAAGGGATTTATGAGCGCGCTGACGCTGCCGAACGTGTTTCCGCGGTACTTACATTTTTTGGGCGCCTCACTGGCCATCACGGGCTTGTTCCTGTTCTGGTACCTGGGGAGAAAACGCTATGCTTTTGAAACACGTTTCAGTGCCATTACCCGTTATGATATCCGGAAACGCATGTACAGCCTGACGTTGGGTGTTTCCGTGTTCCAGTTTGTGCTGGGGCCACTGGTGTTAATGACATTGCCGGCCAAGGGAGTGCAATGGAACCTGATCATTGTTATTTTGTGCGGGGCCACGGCCGCTTTGCCTGCCATGTACTGGATGTGGAAAGGGATCACCGGCAAACCCGAAGAGATAAGCGCCAATTTTGGAAAGGTAGTGACAGCCATGACGTTGACCGTGTTGCTGATGGCCAGTGGCCGGCATGTGTACCGGTCTAACGCGCTGGCGCCCCATAAAAAGCTGATGGCCGAAAAGACAAAAGCGTTTGAGCGGTTGTCTGCGGAGGCGAGGGCACATCCGGAGGAGGAGGGCGCATCCGCAGCTGCAACAGCAGGTGGGCCCATGCCTCCCGGTGCGGCCGTTTTCCAGGCTAATTGCGCTTCCTGCCATAAAAAAGAAGGACGGCTGGTAGGTCCGCCGGTAACGGAAATGGTCAGCATTTACCAGGGCGACCAGCCGGGGCTGAAAAAATGGATACGCCAACCAGGAAAGAAGCGGGAAGGATATCCGCAGATGCCGGGCTTTCCACAACTCTCTGAACAGGAACTGACGATATTGACCGACTATATTTTATCTGTTAAATAA